tacagttaTGTTTAAATCTGTGAGGAGGTTGTGGAAAAGGATCATGACAGGAGAAAAACCTACACATTCTTTAACATTACATAAGAAGTCCAGGAAGTGAGCAGTGTAGTTTTTCCCACCTGTGCCCCTCATTGTAGCCATATTTAGGAATTAGCAGGTAGAATGGGGTCTGGCCTCCCTCAAAGCCCAGGTGGGGACGGTTCCCACGCTGTCGTTCACCTTTGTGACCCCGTCCGCTCCTATTCCCACCATGCATCCCTCGCCCTCGACGCTTCTCCTGTAGACAGGCATTATTTTAGCTGTATAAGTTACACTTTAAAATCCACACAATTTAACTCCAGTGTTCTTCTTTTTGCTTCATTTTAGCTTTTCATCAATCTGTCCATTACTGGCTGTCAACATGGATCTAAATACTGTAACTCAGGGGTTGACTCTAAGTAGACTTGATCCCTATTTCAGATCTTTGGGATCAATTTTTCCATTTCAAGGGGATAACTCTGTACATCTAGGAATTATTCTAGAAGTGGTTTAAAACATGCTTTCAATTTCAGCAGTCAGCTGTGCACCAAACATTAACGTACGCAGGACACTTGACACTTGGTTGTAAGAAAAATGAATCCTCGGTATCACGCCTATGTTTCAGATGAAAGCCTTGGCATTCCCAATTAATCTGACCACCTTTGTTTGttattaatacaaaaaagtacCAATTCATTTACAGTCTGCTCGCcagctattattatttatctgcAGTCTGCTCGCCAGCTATTATTAGTGTAAAATGAATTATAGTACATGCACAGTGCTCAATCTAAAGTGATAGAAGGAGAAGGATACAAGATACTGATTCTACAGGGTTTGCCAACATCCTGCCAACATCCTATGGGTtgacaaaatggcaaaatatcgTTATCTAAAGGCATTTTCACAATCCAAATTATGCATCACAATTTCTAAGTTTgtaatcataataaaaaaaaaaaaccctttcccTTACCTTACTGACTGAATGGGACATGGAGAACAGTAAAGTTTAACAGGACTCACCATCAAACCAAAACTTACATTTCAAACattatgtaaaaacaaacaacctGACACTTAAGCGCATGAAAAATCAAATCTGGTCAGAATTCCAACTATGCCAGGTTTCTGGTCAGTTCAGTTCATTGTGTATCACTGATTccccctcctttttttaaagatatactTGAAGtcagcagaagaaaaaaaaaaaaaagctaaaaattcAATCTTCCAGGCAGACACTTTTCCAAGACCTCACAAATATTGGGAAGCATTCTGATCATTTTCCAGATGACTGGCACTGATAACCAAATGATGAGTTAAAcagatctaaatctaaatctactGACCTATACATGTAGCTTAACATCACTGAACATTGCTTAAAAACTAGCAACTAAAGTATCGGaacacaaatgttttgttttttttctcaacttcaGTGACTAAGTGTGACTGTTTAGAGACAAGTTTTCTAATATTCTACATTTCGCATCTTTTTAAACTAGCAAAGTAAATGAACCTCAAGCTGTTAGTTCCGGCTAACAAGCTAACCTGCTAGCTAAAGATTATACTGCTAGTCCACACAGAAACATGACTTACATTTTTCCTTGCACCAGGATTTGGCCGAAGGTTAGCTAGGGTTATCCGTGGTAAATTTCTCACAATGTCTATACTTTTTCCACCGGTGGTCTTGGACACAGACATTTGTCTTGCTGCACATTTGCTAGTCAACCTAGTCAAGGGCAAGTGTCATGGCGGACAGACACGTGGTACAGCACACCGGAAAAACATGGAGCAAGATAAGGAAGTGCAGGAAAATGTCAAATCTCTGTGCACAGTTGAGGGTAACTAGATGTTGCATTTAAAGTCTATATTTGTAACAGAAATGTGCCACAATGAGACAAGACACATTCTTAAAAGAACTGTATACCTGGagctaataatattttaaaatagccAGTGAGAATGAATCATTTTCATTCAGACATTTTGCCTCTTAATAAAGAAAACCCTCATTAATTATACTCCATAAtgcaaaattcatattcatgttaaaaatacaatattaaaataacgGCGAACAAATGATCACCGAGTACTTATCAAAAGATACCAGCCATGTGGAGATGCCGGGGATTGAACCCGGGGCCTCATACATGCAAAGCATGCGCTCTACCACTGAGCTACATCCCCGATGCGAGAAACGGCCCAGTCTCTGCCTTTAAGGAgaaagtattcctttaatgtaATACACGGTTGATGGCCATGCTCATGggttaacaacaacaacgacaacaaacTCAAAAAAGACCTGAAATTAGCCCAAACGTTCGAACATTGGAAAAAACGACTCAGTGTTAATGGAAAGCAGTTGCTGGCagaatttttttaagtttttttatttatcaaatgcATTACACACATAAATTAGATGGACATGCACCAAACTGATAAAAAGGTGTCTGTGCactaatattcataaataaagcCACGTACAAATGTTTGTACTTTGTTAACAGTTAAAACCactataatattatacatacaagaaataaaacacatgctcttataggaaaacaatccacgatggggtggtgtgacacattaacattaaactcTTCCCAGCACATTAAACTCTGTTAGTAAcctaaattacataaattagaACTGGGATCTCaccagacaaaacaaaacaaaacaaaacaaaagagttggtgtgcatttctgatttgcagtatttATCTGCAATACGTGAACATACTATatgcaatctggcaaccctgctcatGGCAATTAAAAAAGAGCTTTGTCATTAACATGATACTGATTAACATGATGAACTATTCAGTTTTAGCCTGCCTTACTGAGgtccaaaataaaaccacatttctACCATACTCCTgaacaaactaaataaatatgcttATGCTGAGCTGTTGTGCTCACGCCATATATGAATAGCAGTATATCTCTGCTGGCCCTCcacaaaaattataattaaaataattgtaaaatttttaaaacttgtacCTTAAGATCATTCtccaaaagaaaaatgttctcAGAAAATCATACGCAGCTTAAAGGATCCCATTTTGACTAGCAGCAAGCAGCACTGTAAGCATGACCCAGTTTTATAATAGATTCTGAAAGTGTGTCCATCAAACTTTTCAGATCCCAGAAACTGAAGTAAATCTGGAGGACGTAATGGCAGCTAAGATGCTGAGACCAAATGTGTGACTCTATCTGTCATATTAGAGTACACAGCACTATTACCCCTTACATACAGttcattttctgtatttatgaacatatgtacattgtacattgtatgtatgtatgaatatgtatgaatatgtacATACTGTTCATATTACTGTATGGACAGAGTCTGAGTTTTGAGTTTTGAGTCTGAGTCAGAGTCAGTCCaaagtcagagtcagagtcagtcCAAATACTACCTTAACATTCGTCCCTATGCCAAATTCTGCACTCCAAATTATTTTCTTATCCAGGAACACCTTCAAAAGTCAACAACAAATGGATGTATTAtgctaaaaatgttttttttttaagtctgctCACGATTCTATCTGTGTGGAATTTCgcatttcacatgtttttcttctgggttctctggtttccttccactatccaaaaaaacatgcatgtaggtggcTTGGCTACACCAAATTACCcataagtgtgaatgtgtgtgcatggtgccctgcaatagactggcatcccCTCTGGTGTGAGTTGTTCCACCTTGTGTTTAGTATTACCCACGTTACCCAGAGTGTGTCTAGGTAGTGGGGACAGTGTCAAGGCCCTCTTAACTGTCCCCACGCTTTCTCGTCCAAATAACATAGCTATATGCCCGGtcataattttacttttttgctttttcaatgCTTGGTAGCTAGTGATGGGAATCCCAGCATATCTCTCAATGTAGTGGACATGTCCTCTCAACAAAGTGTCAACACTTGACCTTTATCTTAGCTGGTCCCAATGCAAACAATATAAGGACTTTTTCACAGGAGCTTTTCACAGTTTTGATATTTCCCCATTTTGAATCTGTTATTTATTCAATACTTGCAGAACTCATACAGtacaaatactgtatgtgtagcACCTGTTCGAAAGTgagtggatttttttccttcatttttaaaaattttgagtTACTTTAGAAAAAGTCACAAATTCCAggctgaaaataataaaaacttagGCTGGTTTCAATGCCTCTGAAAGTCGAAAGGGGAGAAATGCGGTAGACAGCACTTCACACCACACTCCACCAGAAACGTATTGGTACTTGATGAACCAATAGCAGTCACGGACTtttcataatattaaaattcCACCAATCAGGAGACACATACAGGAGGCGTCATAAAAGGCAGGACTTCCTGTGTCAGTCTGGAGCGTGGGTATGTGGTTGGTTCgcccctccccctcctcctcctcctcctcctccccctcctaCCCAGAGTGCTGATCCAGGATCAGGCTTTTCATTCACGTGccttatttaaaacataaacatgTAAGACTAGAGCTGAACGGAGATCTGTTTTAGACTGTCAATACAGGGCTGCACTCAGTGGAGGTTCTACATGGCTCCAAGCTAGCGTACTGTACACTCCAAAAACTTAGAAATAGCGAAAGTCTAGGTGTACTGCATTATACGACTGGTCTGGTTTATTTGAGTTGGTCTTTTTTTGTATTAGAAAACTACAGTACTAATTTACAGGCGACACAGCTTGGGCAGCAGCTTGAAAGCTTGTTCTCCTACTGAATGTCATCCTGCTCTCCGGTATATGTGCGGTAATAACATGTCCGCGCCGCTTCCCGCCATTGTGCCGGCCGCCCGCAAAGCTACAGCGGcggtaagacacacacacacacacacacacacacacagagagagagagagagagtgagtgtgagtgtgtgtgtgtctgcactcttgtatagtaatataataaagGCATATTGGCATGACGCCAGAAGGAACTTACTTGACAGATACACTGTCTGGCCAAATCtctgtggacccctgaccatcacacccatatgtagttcttctccaaactggtgccacaaagttggaagcacacaattgtgtaggatgtctttgtatccTGTTGCATTACTGTTTCCCTTCATGGGAGctaaggagcccaaacctgttccactatgacaaagtgaggtccatgaagacatggcttgccaggattggagtagaagaactcgagtggcctgcactgagatatgacctcaaccccattgaacacctttggaacacagcgcaccaggcctcctcgcccgacagcagtgcctgacctcactaatgctcttgtgtctgATTGAGCAAATCCACACACtaacaaaatctagtggaaagccttcccacaGGACACTGTACACGCACAAGGTAGACCAGCAGGGTGTGTAGTAACTTCTAGGTAATACCAAGTACCCACTAAgtgtacagtttttaaaaatcacagtaGTGATAATGCATCTGAAAGACTTGTACCAGTGGCACACACCCacctaaataatattttgtcagcAATGGTCCTATGGTTGCCCTGTCTATTGATGGAGGGGTAGAGATCGGCTGAGAATCTGTGCTTAGCCTGAAATAGTACTTGGTCAGTAATTGCACACCTATAAACACCTACTATATGATAGGTTTATGTGATAAAATGGCTACTGGCTGTAGATATTAGATATTGCAGATATTATGTTGTATTAATGAAAAAGAGTCATCTGATTCTGACTGAATAATTTGTTTGGCTACAACTGGGTCTGAATGTGCAACAGTGTGATTATTATAAATGTGCCTCATGGTAATTAGCAATGACATGGATGTTTGCTTAAATTTCCAGGTAATCTTCCTCCATGGCCTGGGAGATACAGGGTAAGGAGTGCACACCCTTGACTTAAGCGTGAGTTGACAAAATTTGATTGCCACATTGATATCATTATTACTTACCATTATTTCCATTAGGCATGGCTGGGCTGAAGCAATGGCTGGGATCAGGACCCCTTATGTCAAGTACATTTGCCCCCATGCGTACGTACGATGCACCATATTATCAAATACAAgcaaatttatgaaaataaatatccCAGTTTGAGTTAtttcattttcctctctctttctttctctcttggaTTATGCCAGACCAGTCATGCCAGTTACCCTTAACATGAACATGGCAATGCCTTCCTGGTAAGTATCAGTTGCATCAGTGCTTTCGAATTTTCCCCCAATAACACAGTCCTCAGAACCAGTCATTATTCAGgttatttaaatgatttgttttggtttgatCACAGGTTTGATATTATTGGGTTGGGTCCAGATGCAGAGGAGGATGAGACTGGGATTAAAAAAGCTGCAGAAAGCAGTGTGTACATCTTCAATGTTTTGTGAAAGGTGTAAAACATTcttctaaatgtgttaaatgtttcATGTGCCCTAATTTCTATTTCCTATTGCAGTCAATGCTTTGATTGATCAGGAGGTAAAGAATGGAATTCCATCTCATCGCATCGTATTGGGTGGCTTTTCTCAGGTGAGAAATGATGCAGTGAAatttaattactgtaaaaaGTACTTGCTGGACATTCTCATGAATCCTGCGACTGGTTTGTGCCCTTATTGTGAACGAACTTAATTAAAGAATTTGTTTGCTATAATAAAATTCTCATTTAAACACATAAATGAGTACTGGTAGTAtgttctcagttttttttttttttttgtatgtgtatgtgggtTTAGGGTGGTGCACTATCACTTTATACAGCTCTAAAAACTCATCAGAAACTCGCAGGTGTAGTTGCTCTGAGCTGCTGGCTGCCTCTCAGGAACTCTCTCTCAAAGGTATACAGTACATTTCCGatgtgtgtatttctgcttttctctccAGTGTGTGGATGAAACCATCTAGATCTttcagatatttacatttacatgcagtATGTttatgaatctctctctctctctcgttgtATCTGTATAGTCAGTGATTGGCACTAATAAGGAAATACCAGTGCTACAGTGTCATGGTGAGGCAGATCCTCTGGTTCCATTGATATTTGGGTGTCTTACAGTGGAGAAACTCAAGACCATGCTGAATCCTAACAGCATCACCTTCAAAACATATCCTGGGATGCCCCATAGTGCCTGCCCAGAGGTCTGTCCTTAAATTAATGAAACAGTGTGAGAtttcttttgactttgtttagttaaTACACCTAAAGATCAAGCTTTGGTAGCTTCAtaacaacccccccccccccccccccccccttttttttttaatctttccgCTCAACAGGAAATGATGGATATAAAGCAATTCATTGAGAAGCAGCTGCCTCCAGTCGACTAATCAATAAAGCCTTAATGATCCTTTGTGCTGATCAGTGGGCACAAGTTCTCTCCAGCTGCTGTCTCGTCATCTGACTGAACTggcaacaaaacaaacaaatccaaatcctGGACTAATCCTGATATCAAACTCGGTACTAAGACCACCTCAAACCACACTGCAGTGATTCTCAACCCTTATTATGATATACCTCTACCctgcatattttattgtttgtttttcttgctttaaAATGTGATCTAATCAATCAGCCAATTAACCAGCCCTTCCTgatttgatgtgtgtttgttaaacaAGGGGAAACACTAACATCTACAGAGCATGAGTAATCTAACACCAGGATTGTGAATTTTTGCCCCACTGGGTTGTAGGTAAGTTAAACAGTACTACTGGGATTTCAGAATCACAGACACAGCTAGCAAAAATGTTGCCATAGTAACCTTTGACCTTTTTCTTAGACTGAGCTATAGTTATCATGGGACACATCACCTGTCAGAAATGCAATTTTTTATAATTGGCTTTCGGACTATTATAACTTATAAATGAAATAAGCCTTGTAATTATAGAAGAGAGTTTGGTTGACAACAAAGGTTTTCTGATGACAAAATGATACACAATAAAAGACAAATGATGCCTCCTTGTACCAGTTTTGACTTTGTATGTGGAAGATGTGTATACAGATTGCAAGTATTAGTATAACACTTTATtagtatttataatatttattaataatatactcACCATCcgctttaataggaacacctgcacacctcaATATTcatcatgcaattatccaatcagccaatcacgtggcagcctCACAATGtattaaatcatgcagatgcaagtaaaaagcttcagttaatgttcacatcaaacaaaatagggaaaaatgtgatcgcAGAGCCTCTGGCCATTgtagcatcagattcctgtCCTTGGCTGACTGgatttgttcttcttctgtatCCCATCTGTCTCAAGGCttgacatgttgtgtgttctgaagtgcttttctgctcatcacaggggtaaaga
This genomic interval from Pangasianodon hypophthalmus isolate fPanHyp1 chromosome 4, fPanHyp1.pri, whole genome shotgun sequence contains the following:
- the lypla1 gene encoding acyl-protein thioesterase 1, which translates into the protein MCGNNMSAPLPAIVPAARKATAAVIFLHGLGDTGHGWAEAMAGIRTPYVKYICPHAPVMPVTLNMNMAMPSWFDIIGLGPDAEEDETGIKKAAESINALIDQEVKNGIPSHRIVLGGFSQGGALSLYTALKTHQKLAGVVALSCWLPLRNSLSKSVIGTNKEIPVLQCHGEADPLVPLIFGCLTVEKLKTMLNPNSITFKTYPGMPHSACPEEMMDIKQFIEKQLPPVD